A stretch of Brachyhypopomus gauderio isolate BG-103 chromosome 3, BGAUD_0.2, whole genome shotgun sequence DNA encodes these proteins:
- the rab14 gene encoding ras-related protein Rab-14 has product MTTAPYNYSYIFKYIIIGDMGVGKSCLLHQFTEKKFMADCPHTIGVEFGTRIIEVSGQKVKLQIWDTAGQERFRAVTRSYYRGAAGALMVYDITRRSTYNHLSSWLTDARNLTNPNTVIILIGNKADLEAQRDVTYEEAKQFAEENGLLFLEASAKTGENVEDAFLEAAKKIYQNIQDGSLDLNAAESGVQHKPTAPQGGRLTSDTQPQKEGCSC; this is encoded by the exons ATGACGACTGCACCATACAACTATTCCTATATTTTCAAATACATCATTATTG GTGACATGGGGGTCGGAAAGTCTTGTTTGCTTCACCAGTTTACAGAAAAGAAAT TTATGGCAGACTGCCCTCACACCATCGGGGTGGAGTTTGGTACCAGGATAATCGAGGTGAGCGGTCAGAAGGTCAAGCTCCAGATTTGGGACACGGCGGGACAGGAGCGTTTCCGCGCAGTCACGCGTAGCTACTACAGGGGAGCGGCGGGGGCGCTCATGGTGTACGACATCACCAG ACGCAGCACGTACAACCACCTTAGCAGCTGGCTGACCGACGCCAGGAATCTCACCAACCCAAATACC GTGATCATTCTTATTGGCAACAAAGCAGACCTTGAAGCGCAGCGAGATGTTACATACGAGGAGGCCAAGCAGTTTGCTGAAGAGAATG GCCTGTTGTTTCTGGAGGCAAGTGCAAAAAC AGGTGAGAATGTAGAAGACGCGTTCCTGGAGGCAGCCAAGAAGATCTACCAGAACATCCAGGATGGCAGCCTGGACCTGAACGCGGCAGAGTCTGGTGTCCAGCACAaacccacagccccgcaggGCGGCCGTCTCACCAGCGACACACAGCCCCAGAAGGAgggctgtagctgttaa
- the gsnb gene encoding gelsolin b isoform X1 — translation MVYHPEFLKAGQNPGLQIWRIEKMDLVAVPEKIYGSFYTGDTYIILNTIKQRLGTLQYDLHFWQGNACTIDESAAAAIFTVQMDDYLGGTPVQYREVQGYESKTFVGYFKSGLKYMQGGVASGLNHVASSHVGLPRVLRVTGRRIVRAIEVPVTWASFNQCDCFILDMGEELFQWCGSKSNHFERLKATNVTKGIRDGERQGRAKLHLCEEGAEPDEMLEILGSKPELPDAGCDDAETDVSNRKLAKLYKVSDASGDMSITLVADVNPFPKSALESTDCFILDHGSNGIIFVWKGKDASQEERSAGLKAAEEFIMKMGYPKHTQVQILPENGETPLFKQFFKLWCDVTQTEGMGRVYLSNNIATMKKEPFDASTLHDSRAMAAQYGMVDKGDGDKKIWRIEGSGKVAVDPSTYGQFYGGDSYVIQYCYQHGGCRGDIIYIWQGQDSSQDEKGASAILAAQLEGELGGRSVQVRVSQGKEPAHLMSIFGEKPMVVFKGGTSRNGGQSEAAKIRLFQVRSSTAGHTRANEVDVQTSSLNSNDAFVLVSPSGSVLWVGQGTSDVEMSGAKQLGAILGVEVSEVAEGEEGDDFWKVLGGKTEYCRSTRLKSKMDSHPPRLFACSNKTGHFRIEEVPGEMTQEDLAPDDIMILDTWDQVFVWIGKDANEEEKTMAITSVAQYIETHPANRDKRIPVVKIVQGYEPPTFTGWFLGWDPLYWTSDALERTMTALHC, via the exons ATGGTGTACCATCCTGAGTTTCTGAAAGCTGGGCAGAACCCTGGTCTACAGATATGGCGAATCGAGAAAATGGACTTGGTGGCAGTTCCAGAGAAGATCTACGGAAGCTTCTACACAGGGGACACGTACATCATCCTCAACACCATCAAGCAACGTCTCGGGACTTTACAATATGATCTTCACTTCTGGCAAG GTAATGCCTGCACAATAGATGAGAGTGCCGCTGCTGCCATTTTTACTGTCCAAATGGATGACTACCTCGGGGGCACACCTGTTCAGTACCGAGAGGTCCAGGGCTACGAGTCAAAAACATTTGTAGGTTACTTCAAATCAGGGCTCAAGTATATG CAAGGTGGAGTAGCCTCAGGTCTAAATCATGTAGCATCCAGTCATGTCGGGCTGCCAAGAGTCCTCCGTGTAACAGGAAGACGGATTGTGAGGGCTATTGAGGTTCCTGTAACCTGGGCCAGCTTCAACCAGTGTGACTGCTTCATCCTGGACATGGGAGAG GAACTGTTCCAGTGGTGTGGCAGCAAGAGCAACCACTTTGAGAGGTTGAAGGCCACCAACGTCACCAAAGGTATCCGTGATGGTGAGCGACAAGGAAGAGCAAAACTGCACCTATGTGAAGAAGGGGCGGAGCCTGATGAGATGCTAGAG ATTCTTGGATCAAAGCCTGAGCTACCTGATGCAGGCTGTGATGATGCCGAAACTGATGTATCAAACAGGAAGTTGGCCAAGTTGTATAAG GTGTCGGATGCCAGTGGAGATATGTCCATCACTCTGGTAGCAGACGTAAACCCCTTCCCCAAAAGTGCGCTGGAATCTACTGACTGCTTCATCTTGGACCATGGCTCCAATGGCATTATCTTTGTCTGGAAAG GTAAAGACGCCAGTCAAGAGGAAAGGAGTGCAGGTCTGAAAGCAGCGGAGGAGTTCATCATGAAGATGGGTTACCCAAAACACACCCAGGTCCAGATCTTGCCTGAAAATGGGGAGACTCCTCTGTTCAAGCAGTTCTTCAAGCTCTGGTGCGACGTGACCCAGACCGAAGGGATGGGAAGAGTGTACCTGTCCAACAACATTGCCACGATGAAGAAGGAGCCCTTTGACGCGTCTACCCTGCATGACTCCAGGGCAATGGCAGCTCAGTACGGTATGGTGGATAAAGGAGATGGAGACAAAAAG ATTTGGCGCATTGAGGGATCGGGCAAAGTGGCGGTTGACCCGTCCACCTACGGACAGTTCTACGGTGGAGACAGCTACGTCATCCAGTACTGCTACCAGCATGGGGGTTGCCGGGGCGATATTATTTACATTTG GCAGGGACAGGACTCCAGTCAGGATGAGAAGGGAGCTTCCGCCATCTTAGCTGCTCAGCTGGAGGGGGAGTTAGGAGGAAGATCAGTGCAG GTCCGAGTGAGTCAAGGCAAAGAACCAGCCCACCTCATGAGTATTTTTGGGGAAAAGCCAATGGTGGTGTTCAAGGGTGGTACTTCCAGGAATGGAGGCCAATCAGAGGCGGCTAAAATCCGCCTGTTCCAAGTGCGGTCAAGCACCGCAGGGCACACACGAGCCAATGAG GTTGATGTACAGACCTCTTCCCTGAACTCTAATGACGCCTTTGTCTTGGTGAGCCCGTCTGGCTCAGTGCTGTGGGTGGGTCAGGGCACCAGCGATGTGGAGATGAGTGGTGCTAAACAGCTTGGTGCCATCTTGGGGGTGGAGGTTTCTGAAGTGGCGGAGGGTGAAGAGGGAG ATGATTTCTGGAAGGTTCTCGGGGGGAAGACAGAGTACTGCAGATCTACAAGGCTGAAGAGCAAAATGGACTCTCATCCACCTCGTTTGTTTGCTTGCTCCAACAAAACAGGACATTTCCGT ATTGAAGAGGTACCAGGGGAGATGACTCAAGAAGATCTGGCTCCAGATGACATTATGATCCTGGACACTTGGGATCAG GTCTTTGTCTGGATAGGAAAAGATGCCAACGAAGAAGAAAAGACCATGGCCATAACTTCAG TTGCCCAGTACATTGAAACACACCCTGCCAACAGGGACAAGAGGATCCCCGTCGTTAAGATTGTGCAGGGCTATGAGCCACCCACTTTCACTGGCTGGTTCCTGGGATGGGACCCGCTCTACTGGACCTCAGATGCACTAGAACGTACCATGACTGCTCTGCACTGCTGA
- the gsnb gene encoding gelsolin b isoform X2, producing the protein MVYHPEFLKAGQNPGLQIWRIEKMDLVAVPEKIYGSFYTGDTYIILNTIKQRLGTLQYDLHFWQGNACTIDESAAAAIFTVQMDDYLGGTPVQYREVQGYESKTFVGYFKSGLKYMQGGVASGLNHVASSHVGLPRVLRVTGRRIVRAIEVPVTWASFNQCDCFILDMGEELFQWCGSKSNHFERLKATNVTKGIRDGERQGRAKLHLCEEGAEPDEMLEILGSKPELPDAGCDDAETDVSNRKLAKLYKVSDASGDMSITLVADVNPFPKSALESTDCFILDHGSNGIIFVWKGKDASQEERSAGLKAAEEFIMKMGYPKHTQVQILPENGETPLFKQFFKLWCDVTQTEGMGRVYLSNNIATMKKEPFDASTLHDSRAMAAQYGMVDKGDGDKKIWRIEGSGKVAVDPSTYGQFYGGDSYVIQYCYQHGGCRGDIIYIWQGQDSSQDEKGASAILAAQLEGELGGRSVQVRVSQGKEPAHLMSIFGEKPMVVFKGGTSRNGGQSEAAKIRLFQVRSSTAGHTRANEVDVQTSSLNSNDAFVLVSPSGSVLWVGQGTSDVEMSGAKQLGAILGVEVSEVAEGEEGDDFWKVLGGKTEYCRSTRLKSKMDSHPPRLFACSNKTGHFRIEEVPGEMTQEDLAPDDIMILDTWDQVFVWIGKDANEEEKTMAITSGTRGSPSLRLCRAMSHPLSLAGSWDGTRSTGPQMH; encoded by the exons ATGGTGTACCATCCTGAGTTTCTGAAAGCTGGGCAGAACCCTGGTCTACAGATATGGCGAATCGAGAAAATGGACTTGGTGGCAGTTCCAGAGAAGATCTACGGAAGCTTCTACACAGGGGACACGTACATCATCCTCAACACCATCAAGCAACGTCTCGGGACTTTACAATATGATCTTCACTTCTGGCAAG GTAATGCCTGCACAATAGATGAGAGTGCCGCTGCTGCCATTTTTACTGTCCAAATGGATGACTACCTCGGGGGCACACCTGTTCAGTACCGAGAGGTCCAGGGCTACGAGTCAAAAACATTTGTAGGTTACTTCAAATCAGGGCTCAAGTATATG CAAGGTGGAGTAGCCTCAGGTCTAAATCATGTAGCATCCAGTCATGTCGGGCTGCCAAGAGTCCTCCGTGTAACAGGAAGACGGATTGTGAGGGCTATTGAGGTTCCTGTAACCTGGGCCAGCTTCAACCAGTGTGACTGCTTCATCCTGGACATGGGAGAG GAACTGTTCCAGTGGTGTGGCAGCAAGAGCAACCACTTTGAGAGGTTGAAGGCCACCAACGTCACCAAAGGTATCCGTGATGGTGAGCGACAAGGAAGAGCAAAACTGCACCTATGTGAAGAAGGGGCGGAGCCTGATGAGATGCTAGAG ATTCTTGGATCAAAGCCTGAGCTACCTGATGCAGGCTGTGATGATGCCGAAACTGATGTATCAAACAGGAAGTTGGCCAAGTTGTATAAG GTGTCGGATGCCAGTGGAGATATGTCCATCACTCTGGTAGCAGACGTAAACCCCTTCCCCAAAAGTGCGCTGGAATCTACTGACTGCTTCATCTTGGACCATGGCTCCAATGGCATTATCTTTGTCTGGAAAG GTAAAGACGCCAGTCAAGAGGAAAGGAGTGCAGGTCTGAAAGCAGCGGAGGAGTTCATCATGAAGATGGGTTACCCAAAACACACCCAGGTCCAGATCTTGCCTGAAAATGGGGAGACTCCTCTGTTCAAGCAGTTCTTCAAGCTCTGGTGCGACGTGACCCAGACCGAAGGGATGGGAAGAGTGTACCTGTCCAACAACATTGCCACGATGAAGAAGGAGCCCTTTGACGCGTCTACCCTGCATGACTCCAGGGCAATGGCAGCTCAGTACGGTATGGTGGATAAAGGAGATGGAGACAAAAAG ATTTGGCGCATTGAGGGATCGGGCAAAGTGGCGGTTGACCCGTCCACCTACGGACAGTTCTACGGTGGAGACAGCTACGTCATCCAGTACTGCTACCAGCATGGGGGTTGCCGGGGCGATATTATTTACATTTG GCAGGGACAGGACTCCAGTCAGGATGAGAAGGGAGCTTCCGCCATCTTAGCTGCTCAGCTGGAGGGGGAGTTAGGAGGAAGATCAGTGCAG GTCCGAGTGAGTCAAGGCAAAGAACCAGCCCACCTCATGAGTATTTTTGGGGAAAAGCCAATGGTGGTGTTCAAGGGTGGTACTTCCAGGAATGGAGGCCAATCAGAGGCGGCTAAAATCCGCCTGTTCCAAGTGCGGTCAAGCACCGCAGGGCACACACGAGCCAATGAG GTTGATGTACAGACCTCTTCCCTGAACTCTAATGACGCCTTTGTCTTGGTGAGCCCGTCTGGCTCAGTGCTGTGGGTGGGTCAGGGCACCAGCGATGTGGAGATGAGTGGTGCTAAACAGCTTGGTGCCATCTTGGGGGTGGAGGTTTCTGAAGTGGCGGAGGGTGAAGAGGGAG ATGATTTCTGGAAGGTTCTCGGGGGGAAGACAGAGTACTGCAGATCTACAAGGCTGAAGAGCAAAATGGACTCTCATCCACCTCGTTTGTTTGCTTGCTCCAACAAAACAGGACATTTCCGT ATTGAAGAGGTACCAGGGGAGATGACTCAAGAAGATCTGGCTCCAGATGACATTATGATCCTGGACACTTGGGATCAG GTCTTTGTCTGGATAGGAAAAGATGCCAACGAAGAAGAAAAGACCATGGCCATAACTTCAG GGACAAGAGGATCCCCGTCGTTAAGATTGTGCAGGGCTATGAGCCACCCACTTTCACTGGCTGGTTCCTGGGATGGGACCCGCTCTACTGGACCTCAGATGCACTAG
- the gsnb gene encoding gelsolin b isoform X3, with amino-acid sequence MVYHPEFLKAGQNPGLQIWRIEKMDLVAVPEKIYGSFYTGDTYIILNTIKQRLGTLQYDLHFWQGNACTIDESAAAAIFTVQMDDYLGGTPVQYREVQGYESKTFVGYFKSGLKYMELFQWCGSKSNHFERLKATNVTKGIRDGERQGRAKLHLCEEGAEPDEMLEILGSKPELPDAGCDDAETDVSNRKLAKLYKVSDASGDMSITLVADVNPFPKSALESTDCFILDHGSNGIIFVWKGKDASQEERSAGLKAAEEFIMKMGYPKHTQVQILPENGETPLFKQFFKLWCDVTQTEGMGRVYLSNNIATMKKEPFDASTLHDSRAMAAQYGMVDKGDGDKKIWRIEGSGKVAVDPSTYGQFYGGDSYVIQYCYQHGGCRGDIIYIWQGQDSSQDEKGASAILAAQLEGELGGRSVQVRVSQGKEPAHLMSIFGEKPMVVFKGGTSRNGGQSEAAKIRLFQVRSSTAGHTRANEVDVQTSSLNSNDAFVLVSPSGSVLWVGQGTSDVEMSGAKQLGAILGVEVSEVAEGEEGDDFWKVLGGKTEYCRSTRLKSKMDSHPPRLFACSNKTGHFRIEEVPGEMTQEDLAPDDIMILDTWDQVFVWIGKDANEEEKTMAITSVAQYIETHPANRDKRIPVVKIVQGYEPPTFTGWFLGWDPLYWTSDALERTMTALHC; translated from the exons ATGGTGTACCATCCTGAGTTTCTGAAAGCTGGGCAGAACCCTGGTCTACAGATATGGCGAATCGAGAAAATGGACTTGGTGGCAGTTCCAGAGAAGATCTACGGAAGCTTCTACACAGGGGACACGTACATCATCCTCAACACCATCAAGCAACGTCTCGGGACTTTACAATATGATCTTCACTTCTGGCAAG GTAATGCCTGCACAATAGATGAGAGTGCCGCTGCTGCCATTTTTACTGTCCAAATGGATGACTACCTCGGGGGCACACCTGTTCAGTACCGAGAGGTCCAGGGCTACGAGTCAAAAACATTTGTAGGTTACTTCAAATCAGGGCTCAAGTATATG GAACTGTTCCAGTGGTGTGGCAGCAAGAGCAACCACTTTGAGAGGTTGAAGGCCACCAACGTCACCAAAGGTATCCGTGATGGTGAGCGACAAGGAAGAGCAAAACTGCACCTATGTGAAGAAGGGGCGGAGCCTGATGAGATGCTAGAG ATTCTTGGATCAAAGCCTGAGCTACCTGATGCAGGCTGTGATGATGCCGAAACTGATGTATCAAACAGGAAGTTGGCCAAGTTGTATAAG GTGTCGGATGCCAGTGGAGATATGTCCATCACTCTGGTAGCAGACGTAAACCCCTTCCCCAAAAGTGCGCTGGAATCTACTGACTGCTTCATCTTGGACCATGGCTCCAATGGCATTATCTTTGTCTGGAAAG GTAAAGACGCCAGTCAAGAGGAAAGGAGTGCAGGTCTGAAAGCAGCGGAGGAGTTCATCATGAAGATGGGTTACCCAAAACACACCCAGGTCCAGATCTTGCCTGAAAATGGGGAGACTCCTCTGTTCAAGCAGTTCTTCAAGCTCTGGTGCGACGTGACCCAGACCGAAGGGATGGGAAGAGTGTACCTGTCCAACAACATTGCCACGATGAAGAAGGAGCCCTTTGACGCGTCTACCCTGCATGACTCCAGGGCAATGGCAGCTCAGTACGGTATGGTGGATAAAGGAGATGGAGACAAAAAG ATTTGGCGCATTGAGGGATCGGGCAAAGTGGCGGTTGACCCGTCCACCTACGGACAGTTCTACGGTGGAGACAGCTACGTCATCCAGTACTGCTACCAGCATGGGGGTTGCCGGGGCGATATTATTTACATTTG GCAGGGACAGGACTCCAGTCAGGATGAGAAGGGAGCTTCCGCCATCTTAGCTGCTCAGCTGGAGGGGGAGTTAGGAGGAAGATCAGTGCAG GTCCGAGTGAGTCAAGGCAAAGAACCAGCCCACCTCATGAGTATTTTTGGGGAAAAGCCAATGGTGGTGTTCAAGGGTGGTACTTCCAGGAATGGAGGCCAATCAGAGGCGGCTAAAATCCGCCTGTTCCAAGTGCGGTCAAGCACCGCAGGGCACACACGAGCCAATGAG GTTGATGTACAGACCTCTTCCCTGAACTCTAATGACGCCTTTGTCTTGGTGAGCCCGTCTGGCTCAGTGCTGTGGGTGGGTCAGGGCACCAGCGATGTGGAGATGAGTGGTGCTAAACAGCTTGGTGCCATCTTGGGGGTGGAGGTTTCTGAAGTGGCGGAGGGTGAAGAGGGAG ATGATTTCTGGAAGGTTCTCGGGGGGAAGACAGAGTACTGCAGATCTACAAGGCTGAAGAGCAAAATGGACTCTCATCCACCTCGTTTGTTTGCTTGCTCCAACAAAACAGGACATTTCCGT ATTGAAGAGGTACCAGGGGAGATGACTCAAGAAGATCTGGCTCCAGATGACATTATGATCCTGGACACTTGGGATCAG GTCTTTGTCTGGATAGGAAAAGATGCCAACGAAGAAGAAAAGACCATGGCCATAACTTCAG TTGCCCAGTACATTGAAACACACCCTGCCAACAGGGACAAGAGGATCCCCGTCGTTAAGATTGTGCAGGGCTATGAGCCACCCACTTTCACTGGCTGGTTCCTGGGATGGGACCCGCTCTACTGGACCTCAGATGCACTAGAACGTACCATGACTGCTCTGCACTGCTGA
- the LOC143509447 gene encoding transcription termination factor 1-like, translating to MGKKREKSIYLHTEHLQEEKVQTDTDSPHTERFTSAEPLTIRSGKEKKRKREKSEESTLQTEDKLDRRKRKRRDEKTAHVEDTQNSEEPDQLDSGDVGHQLVEQASKEPRKKKKRRERANVEDTHSVEELSVKSVQQIQEEVDDLLGEEARPHKPRKKKKRREGANVEDTHSVEELSVKSVQQIQEEVEDLLGEEARPHKPRKKKKRDEQRETGDNLAYEVSVGDTSGTNAEEMNGVMDLEKKAKGKKKKKHVKEKRNAEATRSVERGKSSSGTGGTQTLPNVIAHHSEETAEGYEMANPVIQIGTGFRKKRRKNKVPLKIDARLLEELRQFMPDIDSRVDKEVAKVIQYDLPRFREFKMRGVSVNKGRFTAKENKRLRENVEDFMALTGVDSATKLFFTHRFTEEKAQIKKLKAVHNFFLRIAEGIPRSCLYIYFRGRKMFDGRSYKGVFTKEEIHKLLKLHTLHGNNWKKISDLTGRSASSLQKRFKQMDLKEGKWSRKEYQRLLRAVQAHLVKKNLSGASHNGAARVSRKALYKNIPWTEISEKVKTRSWIKCRQKWMTGLTKKMCNGAVFSSKQLIEEKIKLIKVMNEMQMEDVALVDWEALSALFGNVPPAYVQRRWHLLKVSYVPQWQTKCFADIIDFLYENILPRLETRLSDYRDDDDDTQTQQESFLLSDIFYDIDEDYDIDEDSDDIQGMGSGEEESRLK from the exons ATGGGGAAAAAACGAGAAAAGTCCATTTATTTACATACCGAACATCTCCAGGAAGAAAAGGTGCAGACAGACACGGACAGTCCACACACAGAGCGGTTTACATCAGCAGAACCACTCACCATCCGATCAGGGAAGGAGAAAAAgcgaaagagagaaaagagtgaAGAGTCCACACTGCAGACGGAGGACAAACtggacaggaggaagaggaagaggagggatgaGAAGACAGCTCATGTTGAGGACACTCAGAACAGTGAAGAACCTGACCAGCTGGACTCGGGAGATGTGGGTCATCAGTTAGTTGAACAAGCTTCCAAAGAGCCTcggaaaaagaaaaagaggcGTGAGCGAGCTAAtgtggaggacacacacagtgttgaGGAGCTATCGGTGAAGAGCGTCCAGCAGATACAAGAGGAGGTTGACGATCTGCTGGGTGAAGAAGCACGTCCTCACAAaccaagaaaaaagaaaaagaggcGTGAGGGAGCTAAtgtggaggacacacacagtgttgaGGAGCTATCGGTGAAGAGTGTCCAGCAGATACAAGAGGAGGTCGAGGATCTGCTGGGTGAAGAAGCACGTCCTCACAAaccaagaaaaaagaaaaagagagatgagcagagagagacaggggacaATTTAGCATATGAAGTATCTGTAGGAGATACCTCAGGGACCAATGCAGAAGAAATGAATGGCGTGATGGATTTGGAAAAGAAAGCAAaaggaaagaagaaaaaaaaacatgttaagGAAAAGAGGAATGCTGAAGCAACACGCAGTGTTGAGAGAGGGAAGTCCAGCAGCGGGACGGGGGGGACACAGACACTGCCAAATGTGATCGCTCACCACTCGGAGGAGACTGCTGAAGGTTATGAAATGGCCAATCCTGTGATTCAAATTGGCACGGGATTTCGAAAGAAGAGACGTAAAAACAAAGTCCCTTTAAAGATAGATGCACGGCTTCTGGAGGAACTCAGACAATTTATGCCCGATATAGATTCACGAGTAGACAAAGAAGTTGCTAAAGTTATTCAATATGATTTGCCCAGGTTCAGGGAATTCAAGATGAGAG GTGTCTCTGTGAATAAAGGAAGATTCACTGCCAAAGAAAATAAGAGGCTAAGAGAGAATGTTGAAGACTTCATGGCTCTTACAGGAGTAGATAGTGCCACAAAGCTCTTTTTTACACATCGTTTCACGGAGGAGAAAGCACAGATTAAGAAACTTAAAGCAGTTCACAATTTCTTTCTGCGCATAG CGGAGGGAATTCCGAGAAGTTGCTTATATATATACTTCCGTGGGAGAAAAATGTTTGATGGTCGCAGCTACAAGGGAGT GTTCACAAAGGAAGAGATTCACAAGCTCCTCAAGCTGCACACGTTACATGGAAATAACTGGAAGAAGATTTCAGATTTGACGGGTCGAAGTGCATCGTCACTCCAGAAACGCTTCAAACAGATGG ATTTAAAGGAAGGTAAATGGTCCAGAAAAGAGTACCAGAGGTTGTTAAGAGCGGTGCAGGCCCATCTAGTCAAGAAGAATCTATCTGGAGCGTCTCATAACGGAGCAGCCAGAGTGAGCAGGAAAGCACTCTACAAGAACATCCCCTGGACTGAGATTTCTGAGAAGGTTAAAACACGCTCATGGATCAAGTGCCGGCAAAAATG GATGACAGGGCTGACTAAGAAAATGTGTAATGGGGCTGTGTTTTCAAGCAAGCAGCTTATTGAGGAGAAGATCAAACTCATAAAAGT CATGAATGAAATGCAGATGGAGGATGTTGCTCTTGTGGACTGGGAGGCCCTGAGCGCACTGTTTGG GAATGTTCCTCCAGCATATGTGCAGAGAAGATGGCACCTACTTAAAGTTAGTTACGTACCTCAATGGCAGACCAAGTGTTTTGCAG ACATTATCGACTTCCTTTATGAGAACATCTTGCCCCGCCTTGAGACACGTCTGAGTGACTAtcgggatgatgatgatgatactcAAACACAACAGGAAAGCTTCCTGCTATCTGACATCTTTTATGACATTGATGAAGACTATGACATTGATGAAGATAGTGATGATATTCAAGGAATGGGAAGTGGAGAAGAAGAAAGCAGATTGAAATGA